The Juglans regia cultivar Chandler chromosome 10, Walnut 2.0, whole genome shotgun sequence genome includes the window GATACCTCTTTCCCATTTGCTAATAGTTATCGTACTACCCTGTGTTGGCTTTGGAGGAAATGCTTTTTATAATATGTTGGCAATCTTGATAGAGGATGAGATGAAAACCTATAGAATATTCACATTCTTTAACAAAGTAAAGAAGGGAAACAATCTTGCACTTTTGACTTTCATAAAGTAAAGTGATAGTCTAAATGATGACCATCCACTGCTTTTGCAAGATAAAGAAATCGCCTCTGTTCATGCCTAAAAAGGATCAAAACACGGGGGAGAAAGGGAAATAATTTGTTTGGAGcataattaaatgattataGAATTCAAAGTAAAGTGGGTTTAAGGATGAAAATCAGTgctgaaaagagaaaaaaaatagtagttcCAGATATCGCCAAATACCTTGTTTTGGCACGTGCAACCATGACTTGCACAGTTCAGGAAGCCGGAAGAAGCAGCCCCGGAGATACTTGAGACGCATGCTCAAGTTTTAAGTTGGTCTTATAAACTAAAGGTGATGATCTAAAAATGACCGTTTCTTAAAGAGTATCCAACTGTTAAAGCAGCCACTGAAACTTTCAAAAGCACTCTTCTTTGAGATGTAAATATGATCGTTTAGTGATTATAAGTTTACAGTAATCTTGAAAGAGGTGTATCGCTATAGTTCCAAAACTGGCCTCGAAGGAAGGAAGTGGCTTTATCCAAATGGAAGAAAGCATAGATTACActataagaagaagaaaggtaCTACCTCCCAAATCTTAAAATGGCTTTCAGAAAGAGCTAGATTGCATTTGAACAGAATCTACGGCTTTTCTACATTACATCAGTTCAGCTTTCTGTAGTTAAAAGTAGTCAAGATAGTTACAATTTACAGCTGTAGTACCATAGAAATGAATAAGAACAGCCACCCCGcccccaaaaaaagaaagaccaCTGAATGCCAGCTTAAGAATTGACTCAGTTTAGACCTAAACTGGGATTGGTCAAGCTCAATGTAGAGGGGAGCAGTGTTGGTAATCCTGGTTCTTATGGGAGTGGAGGAACATTCTAGAGATTTTGATGGGAGGTTTTTGACTGCATTTAACTCCCATTATGGGTTTGGCCCTAATAACATGGCAGAAATGGGTGCTATCTTGGATGGTCTGAAATCATGCCGTAACCTTCGTTTCCATGAAGTTGAACTTGAATCAGATTCCAAGCTGGTAGTCAATTAGTTGTCTGGAAAGGGTCATTTTCATTGGTCTTTGTTTGATTTTTAActgattttttgagaaaaattcttcttcacacttactgtgtgaagaagccccagcacaccCAACGTgctgggttgaaaaaaaaaaaaaaaaaaaaacattttctttacagtgtgctgcggcttccggctgtccccagcatttctcattttttaattgcTTTTAAGTCATGCATGCACAGTTGAAACATATGTTAGAGAAACCAAGAAAATTGCTGATGGTTAGCAAAGTTAGGTGCAAGGAGCACGTCTCAGGAATTTATGTTCTTTGGAGATCCTCCAAGAGAGATTAAGGGTTGTGGATAGGTCTGTCTTACCTACACTGAGATGTTAATTATTGGTTTTTTGTGTTGTATGGGAGTGGCATGTATAgtgatttgttttgttttttaaaagaagtttgTACTGTGGTTTCACTCCCACCCAAATGTAAgtgttttactaaaaaaattggTTGACCAAAAAAAGGCCAGCCTAAGAAAacaagaacattttttttttatatattaattactccttatatattgtatttgcAAGAAAAATATAGGTTAGGTTTGAATAgttagttgagatgaaattaattgaaatgaaagttgaaagttgaatagaatattattttttaatattattattgttttgagatttgaaaaaattaaattatttattgtattttatgtgagaatttgttaaagttgtaatgatgagatgagatgagatgagatgggttgagagtatTTCTTAATCCAAACTAAGCGTTAaatgcaagaaaaatattttagtcacaaatggattacataaaaataaattcacaaactgatgtggcttaaTGCAGtgtatcagattataaaattacttttcagCAGTTCTTATGGCAGTTGTAACAGAGCTTCATTGCTGTCCCTACACATTCTGTATATAGCCCCGAAGAAACATCAATGCTTGCATTGAATTTTGTTCCCCAAATCAATTAAGATTTCTCAGACCAACAacacttcaaaaaatttaattaatcaaatactcatatttaataaagaaACACAAACTGTATAATTCCACGTTAAGGtaaacaaaaccaaaagaaaagaaacacgAACCACTTTCAACAAATATATTTGCTTTCCCTATCTATAATCAACAAACCCCATTCTTCAAgctctgatgatgatgataaaattgGATGAAGGACTTTAAGCAGAGCAATCGAGTTATTTTCTAACAATCAGTTCATTCAATCAGAAGAAGGCTTGGTCTTCAAGCGGTAAAGGAGCTTTTTCTTCTTAGAGGTAGGATTGTCAATGGTCAGTACCACCTTGCCAGGCTCACCAATCTTGAAACTATTGCAAACGACTGGTTCTTCAGATGAGGAAACCTTTCTAGTCTTCTGTATGATCACAGTGTAACTTTCTTCAGCGCTTGGCACAAATTCTGCACCGTACCTCACCTCCCAACCCACTACTCTGACCTCCCAAGAGAGAAGGCAGGACTGCATATCAATAATTTCACATATTAGACCTTAGTTCAATACTCATCAAAAGAAAGACCCAAAATTTATATTGGCTTAGAGGGGGATAAGGAAGGGGAAAACAAATGGTATCATTTAACGTGAGCACTTTGATCACAGCTTAAACTTCATTTCTACATATTattagctaaataatatataatgctCTGATGAATTGAAGAAAGTGCAGTAGCTGCATTCTGTTACCTTCTGTGAAAAACCATCCGTGCAGaacaacttttctaaacatTATTGTTTCTTCAAACCCCATAAAGTATTTGGCATCACCATAAGCAAACATCTAGAGAGATGCTGTAAAAACTGTACCATTTCAATTGGTGGTGACGTGCTAATCTATAAATGGATTTTAAGGAGAATTATCAATGCACAGTCAGCTTGTCCCTAGCTAAATGGTACCGGTACAGAAAAAGCAGTCATGCAACAGTAAATAATGTCACTAGAGTCAGAGAATCCAAGGATGGATTCCCTGTTTTCAACAGCACAAGATACTACAAAAGTTTACCCAAAAAAATTCATTCTAGctactataaaaagaaaaagaccctTGACCAAGAACAGAATAATTCACCTCAGTAACCGGAAATTCCACTGTGTGCTTTGCTGCTGGTCTAATAGTAATCTCATTAACGGCATCAGTTGTGCCAAATTCACCATCTTTGCTTAATCCTCCGTATTTGATTGGTACCTGTTCTGGAGCTATGTACCTGCATTTTACAAGCCAGTTAAGACTCAAAGACTACCTAAATAATTTAGACATACATCCCAAGCCACGAGTgatagatgaaaattttggcaCTCACCTCGAAAGGGTCCCCACAGACTTGGAAGGGCCAGCAAAAACAAACTTGCTTTTGGTCCTCTGGGTCAGGAATGGGCTTATCATTCTGTTGACTGCCAGGTACCACCAAGGGACATTGATAAACACCTAACACAACATCCAAAACGAAAATTATAAAACTCCAAATAACATTGAAGAACCTGCATGTAATTGAAGATGGCTATAGAGCATAACATACCTGTTTGGCAACAAATTCAGGATAATTATCTTGGAGAAGTTGGAGGGCCTGTTTGGTTGCATGTCTAAGCTCCCACTTCCCAGGCCCAGGAGAATTCTTCAAATCATTGACCTGAACAATAGTGCAAATACCGCCTGGGGTGAAATCCAACTTCCGGATACTCCTTTCCAGGAATTGAATTCTCCACCTCAGGAATTTCTGCCTCTTCTCTTCATCGGAAAATGTTTTCTGGTAGAGCTCCTTGCTTTGGAATTCCCCATAGACATTGTAGCACACGGGGTGTCCTTCCTTATCAAAGCCGTGCATGAACACCACCTTTTCTAAATCACTGCCCAGGTCTTCTTCAAGCAACTTATCGATCCCAAACTCTTTCCTCCAGCGTACGGTGTTCTTGATCATAGAGAACGCATCTTTCACCTTGAAATCTCTCGCTCGGAGAAATTTCAGGAGAATGACATCGCTCCTCTCATCGGCCAGTAGTGGTACACCCCAGATGGAGACCTCCTCCTGAGACAGAGGGGCTTTGGTATCTTTTTCTTCCGGTTCCGGAGGTGGAGCAGCGTTCTGACCTTCCACATCTTTCGTTGGAGGTGTAGGAGGCTGCTCCTGTGATACTGAAGAAGAGACCGCCACAATGGTTTCTTCTATGGCTTCCACAGTCTTTGCACCATCATCATCTACAGAATCCGCAGCCACCTTCTCTTTAATAACTTTTGTAACCACCACTGTTTCTGTTAGTTGTTCCGCGACTGTTGCTTCATTTGCTGGTTCTGCCTTCTTCTCTGCTCCATCCTTGGTTTCTTCTGAAGTTTCTGATTCTGGTTTTGTGGGTTCTTCCGGTGCCATTGAAGGAACATCAGCAGTCACTTCCGATGCCTTTTCTTCAGCGGGTTTCTCGTCCTCTCTTTCCTCTACAGCGGCtggcttttcttcttctttgggtTGTGATGGCGAAGTTAGAGATGAAGCCAGAGTAGTGAATTCATGCTTGCTGAGCGCGTCTTGGATGAGCTGCTTAAGCTCTTCGAGTGCCTTTTTCTCGGTCTCAGGAAGATCAGCAACTCTGGTGCTCTCTTCCTCGAAAGAAACCGATTGTGGGATCTTCTCAACATTGTCAGCAGGCTTTGTGGACATGTCATTCTCAACGGCAGGCTCTTCTTCGACAGTCCTAGGCTTCACGGGCTCCTCAGTCTCTCGTACATGCGTTGACTGAGGCTCCTTCTCCACCTTTGTACTGGCTTTCTCAGCCTGTGGAACATCAGTGACCACCACCTCTTCTTCTTGTGTCAATGTCTCTTGGCCTTGATTTTGAACAGATTCCTCAGCCATGCCAAATGATTCTTTAGTTCCAACTCGAAAAACACAAAACTGCTTTAGAACTTGACAGGGATGAGAAAGAGCTAGCACGTTCTCAAACTGTAAATATGATCATATACAGAATTAGAGAAGTtggtcagagagagagagagagagagagagagagagagagagagagagagagagagagaggggttgtGGGAAAGGGTTGTGGGAAGGAAGAGAGTTTTTAAAGAGTGATTAGGCGTCGTGGGCGTTGGGCTTTGTGGGGTAGTGGCGGTCTGTGTGGGTGGGGATAGTACCAGACTGTCAAAGGGTTCAAATATATTAAGCCAGCTATGAGTATTCCACTTCGTGGGACCCCATGACTAAACCCAGTTTTCCAATCTGTCAACACATTCCTTTCATCAGATAGACAGATCACAACCTTGGCTAATTTGACATTGTAACGGCGTAAAATGGGAATCAATCACAGGCGTATTTGCCGGGCATTGTCTTTAATTTGTGAGTTGCAAAATGAATTGAAAGGTTTTTCGTGTGTTGGGGGGGTTGTGATTTGTGAACTGTGAAGGGCCTACATGCATGCCTTGATGGCGTAAGTCTCGAGGAAAACGCCAAAGTGactaagagaaaaaagaaagaacaccTAGGATCCATTGCATTCACTGCTCATTGTCTAGCTGTTTCTTTcaacctgcatatatatatctGCAACGTTAAACATCTTGTGGAACCCTCCATCAAGCAGGAGGCAGGCCCcagatcatatatatcatcatgaCTTTGGGGACTACCCGTTTGCATTTGCTCCTTCTCAACTTCTAGGCTGTCATGATCAAATGCCTACTGCATGTTCGAATATATTCTATGCTTACATTACATGCAACCTCTTTAATATTGTACTGTTGTTtgctttgataatttattttcgATGAAATGAGGAGAACGAGGTTACGTGAGTGTTAGCAtctatttacatatattttttataccatATTTACTACATACCTTAATTAGATTAGTATCTTGTCTAAGCTgattaattaatctaaaaatattatgtaaatattctaggtcagaatataattttgtatttaggTATTGATTATATTTCCTTTATTACACATgtcttattatattataaataatccaCCTTGTACATTTTCAATGCAcattaagggctcgtttgttttctgagatgagatgagatgagatgaaatgagttgagattaaagttaaaaagttgaataaaatattgttagaatatattttttaatattattgttgttttgggatttgaaaaagttgaattgtttattttattttgtgtggggatttggggaagttgtaatgatgaggtgagatgagatgagatgagatgagatgtttttggaaaacaaacaatgcCTAAATGTTGATCaggattttcttttgtttttttttttaagaaaaattatcgtcattcattcatcaagaaACTCACATTCATGAGTGGATACATTCTGGGATATCTctatataaaccaaaataatacaTTTAAAGCTCTACCAatgtattattttcttttgtaactgGTTTGATTTTCATTATTGCTGATATTCTCTATAGATAAACGTTTAAAAAATAGCCAAACCTCAACTTTTATACAATTTTCTCACATAGTACAATACGTTTTGTACtatctattttttgaaaatcttgTGGTGATTTTGATAATAGAGGTGTAGAGAACCAGTGTTGTTAATACTATACTGTATCGGTCGGTACGGCCTGTATTTTTCGTACCGGCCATTGGGCCGGTACAAGTACTATATGTATTTCATACCGGTCGAaataccggcctatatttcgacctgtacccaatgttttgaataccataccggacatcgtaccggtcaaggtactggaacgaaatattttggtaccggtaccgtttcggaatagcgTTTCgagataacgtttcgggataatcgatatataaataaattatatatataaatatatatatatatatataaattatatttcaaaataatagtctatatataaataaattatatataaatacatatatatatatatataaattataaatagtctaggctgaattaggggttaaaaaataagtttgtagtttgaaaaaacgaaaaaaaaaaaaacacacacacacacatacagaggccgaaatatcggccgataccggccgaaatataggccggtacggccggtattttagccggtacggaacagatatagtacctgtacggctgtaccggccggacggccgaaacgaaaaatttcggctgtaccggccggtacggtacgaaatttaaaacactgcctgtaccggccgatatttcagtctcaattttttttttcaaactataaatttattttttgacccccaattcaaactaggctatttataatttatatatatatatttatatataatttattcatatataaattattattttagaatataatttatatataatttattcatatatcgactattccgaaacggtacatGAAACGGTAtcgatattaaaatatttcatttcagtgACTTGACCGGTACCACATCCAATtcggtattcaaaatattgttaaGAACCACAAATTAATCAAAGATCCGTTGAATATCATGAATGTTTCAGTACTTACATTTATTTGATGCAGTGATCTGATCTTGCATCTCTTATTTAATTAGAATGCAtctatgagaaaataaaaagtaataattatgAGTTTTTCAAGGGCCTGATCATAAAAACaaggaagttaaaaaaaaaagttggaattacaaaattaaatggTACTCATAGAGACCTgtgcatataatatatgcagGTGGTTATTGATTTAGCCGGCGTTAGAAATATCAGCTTGCATGCTACTCTTCACCGATCGACCGCGTTTTCACGGTTATCATTATGGTATGTCACATGCGCTTTgcaatgctagctagctagcttctttCAACGGTATTTTCATATAGAGAACTGTTTATGGTTAGCgaaaaaatagtttgaaaatatgtctccaatgtgtatttttttttatatattttttaatcattataaacattttttaaaaaaataaaaaatttcacaacatcattaaataacactttcttaattactaaataaataaaaaaatcgaaatCCAAAGCATTTGTCTTTCATatatacattttctttaaaataataaataataaacatgtCACTTTTCACAACTCACTCTTTATAAAATGAGTAGTATTTTTATTACATACCTTAAAAAgtaaacttattttataaaaatgttttttattttataacatgtattatgaaatatattatgaaatgttatttTCTCGAAAGAAAAAGTTATCTTAAATGACGATTTTGTATAGTTTTGTGGGCTATTTATTACGTACGTTGCAGTTTATTGCTCTGAATTAGTGTTTGTTATTAGAGTGACCAACTTCCTCTCCTCAAGATCCTTAATTAGAGAAAATTGTACGTAACATAGCAAGATAGGAAATCGGCTGATCCAATTAATCGCCGCAGGC containing:
- the LOC108983836 gene encoding patellin-3-like encodes the protein MAEESVQNQGQETLTQEEEVVVTDVPQAEKASTKVEKEPQSTHVRETEEPVKPRTVEEEPAVENDMSTKPADNVEKIPQSVSFEEESTRVADLPETEKKALEELKQLIQDALSKHEFTTLASSLTSPSQPKEEEKPAAVEEREDEKPAEEKASEVTADVPSMAPEEPTKPESETSEETKDGAEKKAEPANEATVAEQLTETVVVTKVIKEKVAADSVDDDGAKTVEAIEETIVAVSSSVSQEQPPTPPTKDVEGQNAAPPPEPEEKDTKAPLSQEEVSIWGVPLLADERSDVILLKFLRARDFKVKDAFSMIKNTVRWRKEFGIDKLLEEDLGSDLEKVVFMHGFDKEGHPVCYNVYGEFQSKELYQKTFSDEEKRQKFLRWRIQFLERSIRKLDFTPGGICTIVQVNDLKNSPGPGKWELRHATKQALQLLQDNYPEFVAKQVFINVPWWYLAVNRMISPFLTQRTKSKFVFAGPSKSVGTLSRYIAPEQVPIKYGGLSKDGEFGTTDAVNEITIRPAAKHTVEFPVTESCLLSWEVRVVGWEVRYGAEFVPSAEESYTVIIQKTRKVSSSEEPVVCNSFKIGEPGKVVLTIDNPTSKKKKLLYRLKTKPSSD